The stretch of DNA ATCTTCTTTCGCGAGCAACTGCTGCTCGGCATCACATCGCTCTGGCAGCCGTATGCAGGGTATCACCACCTGCTCGCACGTCTCGTTCCCCTCGCCGGCGCGGGGCTGCCGGCGGTTGCGATACCGGCGTTCTACGCAGCGGTCGTCGTCGCGCTCGAAGCGGCTTGCTGCGCCGCGGTCGGAGCGCTGCTCGAAGAGGTCGTCGCGCGGGAGTCGATGCGGTGGCTTATCGCGCTTGCGCTCGCCGCCTGCATCCCCGCCGACGACGTGATCGGCAGCCTCTCGAACCTGCAGTGGTATCTCGCGCTGCCGCTGCTCACGGCGTCGGTCGTTCCGTTTCCGCGGCGGTTCGTGCGCGCGGCGCGCGTCGCCGCGCCGCTGGTCGGCTTGACGACGCCGCAAGGGATCTTTGCGCTCCCCTTCGCGGCGTGGCGTTGGATTCGCCGCGGCGAGCGAGGCGATGCGTGGACGCCGACGCTGTATGCCGCGGCGTCGGTCCTCAACGTCGTCACGACCCGCGATCCCGCCGGACTGCATCCGACGCCGGGGTGGCCGCTCGCGGCGGCGATAAGCACCTGCTACCGCGTCGGAGACGCGCTGTGGCTCGGGCGATCGGGCGCTGAAACGATCGCGGCGCACTGGTCCGCCGAAGGCGCAGTGCTGGGCGCGGTGACGATCGCGGCGCTTTCGACGCTCGTGGCGCGCGTGCTCGGCCCGCGCGCCGCTCTCGCGCTGCTGTTCGTACTGTTCGCGCCGATCGCGCTGACGATGAACGCGCGCGATCTCGAAGGGGCGTCATTGGCCCACTACGCGCTCTTCGGCGGCGACCGGTATTTCTTCACCGCCTGCGCAGCGCTGCTCGTCGCGACGCTCGTCGCCGCCACGCGATTGCCCTTACCCGCGCGGGTGATCGTGCTGGTGCTCGCGTGCGCGACGTCGCTGTTCGCCAACTTTCGCGAGCCGCAGCCGCTCGAGAACGACGACTGGCCGGGGTGGGCGCCGCAGGTGGACCGCTGGCGCGCCGACCTCGGCGCGGGACGGCCGACGGCGCAGCTCAGCGTCCCAATCCCGCCGCGCTGGCAGCTCGTGCTCCCGGCCTGCCGCCGGACCGCGGGCGGGACGTTGTCGTGCGGCTAGCTGCGCGCAGGAACGCTGCGCGGGCACGCTCAACCTCGCGCGCGACGGTGGCCCTTCGCTCGCTGCAGCGCGTTCCCGTGCTCGTCGCCGCGCTCGGTATCCTGGTTCTGGCGGTGATCATCCTCAAACGCGCGGTCGATCTGCCGTATTGGGACGAGTGGGACTGGGCCGTGCTCGTCTATGCCGCGCACCACCACAGCTTGACGTTCGCGAAGCTGTGGGAGGCGCACAACGAGCACCGCATCTTGGTCGCGAACGTGCTGATGCTCGGGCTCGACCGCTTCGGCGGTTGGTCCCCGGTGCGCGAGCAGCTGCTCTCGCTCTCGCTGCTCGCGCTTACCCAGCTCGGCGTGTGGACGCTCGTGCGGCGGACGGTTTCGCACGCGTACCGCGGCGTCTGCTTTCTCGCCGCGACCGTCTTGCTGCTGGGGCTCGGCCAGTACGAGAACCTTGACTGGGGGTTTCAGATCGCGTGGTTCATCTGCGACCTCGCGGCCGTCGTCGTCGTCGTGCTGCTGACCCGGCCGGGCGGCACGTGGCGCGACCTCGGGCTGGCCGTCTTCGCAGCGGCGCTCGGCAGCCTCAGCTCCTCACAGGGACTGATCACGTGGCCGGTCGGACTGGTGGCGATCGGCTTGATTCCGCGGCAGCGCTCGGCCCGGGCGGCGCTCTGGCTCGCAACCGGAGCCGTCGTGACGCTCGCCGTGCGCCACGGCGCGCCGCCGCCGGATCCCTCGATGCGCCTCGGGCTCAGCCATCTCTCCGCGCTCGCGGAGTACGCGCTGGCCTACCTCGGCGCCCCGCTGGCCGCGTCATTTCACCTCGGCCCGTCGATCGCGGCCGGGGCCGCGTTGGTGGCATGGCTCGGAGCGCTCGCCGTCCTGGCGGTGCGGCTGCCGCTGAGCCGGCGCGTTCGGCTCGCGCCGTGGCTCGCATTGGCCGCCTACGCGGTCGCCGCGGCCGCCGCTACGGCCCCAGCCCGCGCAGGGTTGGGCCTCGACCAAGCGACGGCGAGCCGCTACGTCTCGATCGCGACGCTGGCCTGGGTCGCCGCGTTGGCGGCAAGCTTCGTGATGGTCGTCAGCCCGTCGAGGGGTGCGGCGCGGCCGGCGCCGCGGAGCGGGGAATCGCAGTTCAGGCGCTGGGCGGCCGTCGCGGCGGCGGCGGTCGTCGTCGTGGCTTCGCTGAAGCAGAGCGCCGCGGGGAACGTCATGTGGCAGCTGCACGCGCGCGACCTCCGCGCCGACCGCGAGGCCGTCGCGGCCGGCGATCCATCCGTGCTCCAGCACCTCTACCCGCGGCCGACGTTCGCCGCCGAGGCGCTGCGCGAGATGGCCGAGGTGCGCGCCGGCGTCTTCCGGCCCGCTCCGGGCGAACCGTAGCGCTCCCTATTCGACGACGAAGGGCAGCGCCGGGCTGAGCGTTCGTTGAACGCGCGGCGCCGTGGCGGTCGCGAGCTGCAGCGTGTGCGACCCCGGCGCCAGCGCGCCGGTCGCGAGCACCGCCTCGAAGCCCGAGTCGGCCGCGCCCGGCGCGCCGAGCGCCGTCGCGACGTCCGGCCGAGGCAAGTGATAGCGAGCCTCGCGCCACGGTCCGGCGTCGACCCGGTACACGAGCCGGGCGCCGCTGCGGTGCAGCACCGGGTCGAGCGCAAAGCCGGTCAGCCGAAGCTGCTCGCCCCGCTCGATCAGAAGCACCTGGCCGATGTAGTCGACGTGCCGCCCGGCGACGTCGACGCCCTCGAGCCGCCAGCTCGTGCGCAGCTGCTCGTGCTCGGTGCGGGCCGCCAGCGCGATCCAGCGCGCGCCCGCAGTGGCCGGGAGCGGGGCGGGTCGCAGCGCCAGCGCCGCGGCGGCGCAGCCGACCGCCCCGGCGACCAGCACCCACGTCACGGCGCCCTCGAAGCGGTTGCTCACGCGCCTGCCTACGGGGAGGCGCGCGGCGCTTCCCCCGCGCAAAGCCGGGTTCGTGTACTCCGCGATCCTGGTCGCCGGCGGCGCCGGTTTCGTCGGCTCGTCGCTCGCGCTGCGGCTGCGCGCCGCCTACCCCGAGGCGCGGGTGATCGCCGCCGACAGCCTCAAGCGCCGCGGCTCGGAGCTGAACCTCGGGCGCCTGGCCGCCGCCGGGATCGAGTTCGTCCACGCTGACGTCCGCCGCCCGGACGACCTCGCCTTTCCGCGGCTGCGCTTCGGCTTGATCGTCGACTGCTCGGCGGAGCCGTCGGTCCTGGCCGCGTACGACGCCGGGCCGCGCTACGTCATCGACACCAACGTCACCGGGACGGTCAACCTACTCGAGCTCGCGCGGCGCGACGGGGCCGACGTGGTCTTCCTCTCGACCAGCCGCGTCTACCCCGTCGCGGCGCTCGACGCGATCCGGCTCGACGAGACGCCGACGCGCTTCGCGCTCGCCGCCGAGCAGCGGCTGCGCGGCGTCGGGCCGGCGGGCATTTCGGAAGACTTCCCGCTCGAGGGCGTGCGCTCGCTGTACGGCGCGACGAAGCTGGCCTGCGAGCTGCTGCTGGCCGAATATGCCGACATGTACGGGATCCGCACGGTGGTCGACCGCTGCGGCGTCGTCACCGGGCCCTGGCAGATGGGGAAGGCCGACCAAGGCATCTTCGCGCTGTGGATGGGCAAGCACTATTTCCGGCGCCCGCTCGCGTACATCGGGCACGGCGGAACGGGAAAGCAGGTCCGCGACCTCGTCGCGGTCGACGAGCTGTGCGACCTCGTGCTGCGCCAGCTCGACGCGATCGACGCGCTTTCGCACCGGGTCTACAACGTCGGCGGCGGACTGGCCTCGAGCCTCTCGCTCGCCGAGACGACGGCGCTGTGCGAGGAGATCACCGGAAACCGGGTGGAGATCGTGCGCGTCGCCGAGAACCGTCCCTCCGACGTGCGGCTCTACGTGACCGACAACGCTCGGGTCACCGCCGACACCGGGTGGTCCCCGCAGAAGACGCCGCGCCGGACGCTGGGCGAGATCTTCGACTGGATCCGCGAGAACGAACGTCTCGTCGCCCCGCTCTGGTCCTGACTGCCGCCACAGGAGCCTGCCCCGTTCGAATGTCCGTCGTCCTCGTCACCGGTTCGGCCGGCCTGATCGGCTCCGAGTCCGTCGCCTACTTCGCGCAGCGCGACCATCAGATCGTCGGCGTCGACAACGACATGCGGGCCAGGTTCTTCGGCCCCGACGCGTCGACCGCGTGGAACCGGCTCTCGCTCGAACGGCGCTTTCCCAAGCAGTACCTCCACGTCGATGCCGACATCCGCGACGCCGCGGCGATGGACGAGCTGTTCGGGCGCTACGGCAAGCGGATCGCGCTGGTGATCCACACCGCCGCGCAGCCCTCGCACGACTGGGCCGCGAGCGATCCGCAGACCGACTTCACCGTCAATGCGAACGGGACGCTGGCGGTGCTCGAGGCGGCGCGCAAGCACGCGCCCGGTGCGGTGTTCATCTTCACCTCGACCAACAAGGTCTACGGCGACGCGCCGAACGAGCTGCCGCTGATCGAGCACGAGCAGCGCTGGGAGATCGTCGAGGGGCACCCGCTCTGGGACGGGATCGACGAGAGCATGCGCATCGACCGCTCGAAGCACTCGCTCTTCGGCGCCTCGAAGATCGCCGCCGACGTGCTCGTTCAGGAGTACGGGCGCTACTTCTCGATGCCGACGGCGGTCTTTCGCGGCGGCTGCCTGACCGGGCCGAACCACTCCGGGACGAAGCTGCACGGCTTTCTCGCGTACTTGATGAAGTGCACGGTCACCGGCGAGCCGTACACGGTCTTCGGGTACAAAGGGAAGCAGGTTCGCGACAACATCCACAGCTTCGACTTGGTGAACGCCTTCGACCACGTCTTTCGTGCGCCGCGCTGCGGCGAGGTCTACAACGCCGGCGGAACCCGCTTCAGCAACTGCTCGATGCTCGAGGCGATCGACCTGTGCGAGGATATCTCCGGCCGCAAGCTCGACTGGAGCTACACCGAGACGAACCGCATCGGCGACCACATCTGGTACGTCAGCGACATGGCGAAGTTCCGCGCGCACTACCCGGCCTGGGAACAGCGCTACGACCTGCGCGGGCTGATGGAAGACATGTACGAGAAGAACGCGGAGCGCTGGACGGCGG from Candidatus Eremiobacterota bacterium encodes:
- a CDS encoding NAD-dependent epimerase/dehydratase family protein, whose protein sequence is MYSAILVAGGAGFVGSSLALRLRAAYPEARVIAADSLKRRGSELNLGRLAAAGIEFVHADVRRPDDLAFPRLRFGLIVDCSAEPSVLAAYDAGPRYVIDTNVTGTVNLLELARRDGADVVFLSTSRVYPVAALDAIRLDETPTRFALAAEQRLRGVGPAGISEDFPLEGVRSLYGATKLACELLLAEYADMYGIRTVVDRCGVVTGPWQMGKADQGIFALWMGKHYFRRPLAYIGHGGTGKQVRDLVAVDELCDLVLRQLDAIDALSHRVYNVGGGLASSLSLAETTALCEEITGNRVEIVRVAENRPSDVRLYVTDNARVTADTGWSPQKTPRRTLGEIFDWIRENERLVAPLWS
- a CDS encoding NAD-dependent epimerase/dehydratase family protein, which translates into the protein MSVVLVTGSAGLIGSESVAYFAQRDHQIVGVDNDMRARFFGPDASTAWNRLSLERRFPKQYLHVDADIRDAAAMDELFGRYGKRIALVIHTAAQPSHDWAASDPQTDFTVNANGTLAVLEAARKHAPGAVFIFTSTNKVYGDAPNELPLIEHEQRWEIVEGHPLWDGIDESMRIDRSKHSLFGASKIAADVLVQEYGRYFSMPTAVFRGGCLTGPNHSGTKLHGFLAYLMKCTVTGEPYTVFGYKGKQVRDNIHSFDLVNAFDHVFRAPRCGEVYNAGGTRFSNCSMLEAIDLCEDISGRKLDWSYTETNRIGDHIWYVSDMAKFRAHYPAWEQRYDLRGLMEDMYEKNAERWTAEGARRAQA